GCAATCCCGAGTGGTGTTCGTGGCGGAAGGGCGCCGGAAGGACACGATTAGGAAATTCGGGACGTTTCTTGATCGACGCAACATTCCGAGGGAGCAGATCCGCAACTTCTGCGCGGACATGTGGGAGCCGTACCGGCTGGGCATTACGGAAGAGTTTCCGGAGGCCACGTTGACGTTCGACCGGTATCACGTGATGACGGTGTTTAACCGGGCGATCGACCTGGTGCGGCGCAAGGAAGTTCGATCGGTGCCGTTCCTGAAGAAGAGCCGGTACCTGTGGCTGAAGAACCGCGGGAAGTTGACCGTCTCTCAACAATCTGACTTGGACTGGCTGACGCGGATGGATTGCAAAACGAGCAAGGCGTACCAGATCAAGCTGACGCTTCAGCGGTTGTGGAACCACACGGATCGGGCCGATGCCGAGGTGTTCCTGAAACGCTGGTACTTCTGGGCGACGCACAGCCGGTTGGAACCGGTGATCGAAGCGGCAAGATCGATCAAGCGTCACTGGCAGGGCATCCTTCAGTTCGTCGACAGTCGGATCACGACGGGGATCGTCGAGGGGTTGAACAGCAAGATCAAAACGGCGATGAAGCGGGCGTACGGGTTCAAATCCTTCGAGTACCTGCGCACCGTCATCTACCCAGTCGCCGGCAAGGGCGGAGTGCCAGAATCAGTTGAAAATTGACGAAGCGGTCCTTGGTGTGGAGAAGTAGGGAAGGCCCCCAAGCCTCCTATTCCACGCACGAAAGGAGCCGCTTCATGAAGACGGTAAATCGGATCGGGAACCGGGTCA
This sequence is a window from Candidatus Deferrimicrobium sp.. Protein-coding genes within it:
- a CDS encoding ISL3 family transposase — encoded protein: MDENQLFALALGLTPPWFIEKVAFDPGQKRLDLFLDFKRGSKFLCPECGSGEGCPVHDATEKTWRHLDFFQHQAFLTARVPRIECQTHGVRLTNVPWARPGSGFTLLFEALALLMCQQMPVTGVAKVMQANANTLWRLLSHYVEKAVADADYSGVHDVGTDECAQRKGHNYITTFCDLEQSRVVFVAEGRRKDTIRKFGTFLDRRNIPREQIRNFCADMWEPYRLGITEEFPEATLTFDRYHVMTVFNRAIDLVRRKEVRSVPFLKKSRYLWLKNRGKLTVSQQSDLDWLTRMDCKTSKAYQIKLTLQRLWNHTDRADAEVFLKRWYFWATHSRLEPVIEAARSIKRHWQGILQFVDSRITTGIVEGLNSKIKTAMKRAYGFKSFEYLRTVIYPVAGKGGVPESVEN